In a genomic window of Drosophila takahashii strain IR98-3 E-12201 chromosome 3L, DtakHiC1v2, whole genome shotgun sequence:
- the Or65b gene encoding putative odorant receptor 65b, protein MDFRGSLHRYLKLYKDGYKVFRDPRLESTHSTAFYWREQMKAMLLYTTSEERLLPYRSIWHTFVFIKAVVFFGTIIYGLTESVGDSVEMGRDIAFIIGTFFIVFKIFYFQWYGDDLDEVINDLEAFHPWALEGPGAVDFRPGKRWYFLMAFFMSSSWAFFLCIFLLLLITSPMWVQQQNLPFHAAFPFQWHDRSSHPITHAAIYLFQSYLGAYALTWLLCIEGLSVCIYAELTFAIEVLCLELRNLHRRCNGNEQLRREMIRLVRFHQKIIEILDRINDVFHGTLIMQMSVNFSLVSLSVLEAMEARKDPKVVAQFGVLMLLALGHLSMWSVFGDMLSQESLKVAEAAYDAYDPTKGSKDVYRILCLIIRRAQEPLIMRASPFPSFNLINYAAILNQCYGILTFLLKTLD, encoded by the exons ATGGACTTTCGTGGCAGTTTGCATCgctatttaaaactttacaaGGACGGTTATAAGGTTTTTCGGGATCCCCGATTGGAGTCGACGCATTCCACGGCCTTTTACTGGAGGGAGCAGATGAA AGCCATGCTTTTATACACGACCTCCGAAGAACGTCTATTACCCTATCGTTCCATTTGGCAcacttttgtgtttattaaagcTGTGGTCTTTTTTGGAACAATTATTTATGGTCTAACTGAATCTGTAGGCGACAGTGTTGAAATGGGTCGAGATATTGCTTTTATCATTGGA acattttttattgtttttaaaattttttattttcaatggtATGGCGATGATCTTGACGAGGTGATCAACGACTTGGAGGCATTTCATCCTTGGGCACTGGAGGGTCCGGGAGCTGTAGACTTTCGACCTGGCAAGCGTTGGTACTTCTTGATGGCGTTTTTTATGTCTTCATCTTGGGCCTTCTTCCTGTGTATTTTTCTCCTACTACTAATAACGTCACCAATGTGGGTCCAGCAGCAAAACCTACCCTTTCACGCGGCCTTTCCATTCCAATGGCACGATAGATCCTCTCACCCGATCACCCACGCCGCAATTTATTTGTTTCAGAGTTATTTAGGGGCATACGCTCTTACCTGGCTGTTATGTATCGAGGGACTCTCTGTGTGCATTTACGCGGAGCTAACTTTTGCCATTGAGGTTCTATGCCTCGAACTTAGGAACCTACACCGCAGATGTAATGGAAATGAACAGCTTAGACGGGAGATGATTCGCCTGGTCAGGTTTCATCAGAAGATTatcga aattttagaTCGTATTAATGACGTTTTTCATGGTACCCTTATTATGCAAATGTCAGTAAACTTCTCCTTGGTATCCCTTTCGGTTTTAGAGGCCATGGAGGCCCGAAAAGACCCCAAGGTGGTGGCTCAATTTGGAGTCCTGATGTTGCTCGCCTTGGGACATCTGTCCATGTGGTCGGTGTTTGGAGATATGTTATCCCAGGAGTCATTGAAAGTAGCGGAGGCTGCTTACGATGCATATGACCCCACTAAAGGATCAAAAGATGTTTATAGAATCCTCTGCTTAATCATTCGACGTGCCCAGGAACCGCTGATCATGAGAGCCAGCCCCTTTccttcatttaatttaataaactacGCCGCT aTACTCAATCAATGCTACGGAATCctcacatttttattaaaaactttggaTTAA